The following proteins are co-located in the Geovibrio ferrireducens genome:
- a CDS encoding ABC transporter substrate-binding protein: MGKIALFLLLLTASVSMAAETLTVTDMLGRKITVPAKAERVIPLGSSMSYVSFLKAQDTAIGIEKIDRMTFEKRPYVYANREITAVLPVVAEGGAARRPNIELIVSLKPDVIFTITADASEAELLQRKTRTPVVVLSYGYSGVNFDDIYKSLRIAGKILGRDKRAEELITYMESLQEELSSPPAVKKRAYIGAVSYKGIQGINSTEAHFLPFRLAGVENAADKIGRKGHLFIDKEFAAMMKTDLIFVDSAGFAVTAQHAAKEPAYFSRMKPFTDGSAYMILANTFYFINIDLMLANSFFIAKAAYPEKYADLDPEKKADDIIEMFTGRRLFSVVREDSGGFKRITLSGKGFSVEEPGL; the protein is encoded by the coding sequence ATGGGAAAAATAGCTCTTTTCCTGCTGCTTCTCACCGCATCTGTAAGCATGGCGGCAGAAACTCTTACCGTCACGGACATGCTGGGGCGGAAGATTACCGTACCTGCGAAAGCTGAAAGGGTGATCCCTCTGGGAAGCAGCATGAGCTATGTATCGTTCCTCAAAGCACAGGACACGGCCATAGGTATCGAAAAGATAGACCGCATGACCTTTGAGAAACGCCCGTATGTATACGCCAACAGGGAGATTACCGCAGTTCTCCCTGTAGTTGCAGAAGGCGGCGCTGCCAGACGGCCGAACATAGAGCTTATAGTTTCCCTCAAGCCTGATGTGATATTCACAATAACGGCTGATGCCTCGGAAGCGGAACTGCTCCAACGGAAGACAAGAACCCCCGTAGTTGTGCTGAGTTACGGTTATTCAGGGGTAAACTTTGATGACATATACAAATCGCTCCGTATAGCCGGCAAAATTCTCGGCAGAGACAAAAGAGCGGAAGAACTCATAACATACATGGAGAGCCTTCAGGAAGAGCTTTCCTCTCCTCCTGCGGTGAAAAAGCGTGCGTACATAGGCGCAGTTTCATACAAAGGCATACAGGGAATAAACAGCACTGAGGCACATTTCCTCCCTTTCCGGCTGGCCGGAGTGGAAAATGCGGCAGATAAAATCGGCCGCAAGGGGCATCTGTTTATAGATAAAGAGTTTGCCGCCATGATGAAGACCGATTTGATCTTTGTGGACAGTGCTGGCTTTGCCGTAACAGCACAGCATGCCGCAAAAGAACCTGCCTATTTCAGCAGAATGAAGCCCTTCACGGACGGCAGCGCCTATATGATTCTCGCCAATACATTTTACTTCATAAATATAGACCTGATGCTCGCCAACTCCTTCTTCATAGCAAAGGCCGCATACCCTGAAAAATATGCAGACCTCGATCCTGAGAAAAAGGCAGACGATATAATAGAGATGTTCACAGGCAGAAGGCTTTTCAGTGTTGTCAGAGAGGATTCCGGCGGATTCAAAAGAATCACTCTCTCCGGTAAAGGGTTCAGTGTTGAGGAGCCCGGCCTATGA
- a CDS encoding FecCD family ABC transporter permease, which yields MRGRIYFWAVLVCLLAVFVLSGLKHGAIESTWGQTLSALFMSGEHEDLEYFIWHLRMPKILAALAVGGALSVSGVILQNILNNPLASSFTLGLSQGAAFGATFAIIVLGAGAMINTGSGLIFGNMGIIAAGAFAGSVLASFIILMFSFVKGMSAQGLILAGVAMSAFFSACTMLLQYFSTDSQLAATVFWTFGDLGKGGWSEAVTVLIVMAFGILFSFRFSWDYNAIQWGELHAAGLGVEVKKIRLYSLIITSLMAAFATAFYGVIGFVGLIAPHMVRLMFRHTGHGFLIPAAALLGGVFLLGADLLAQVMFYPLSLPVGVITAFAGVPMFLFLLMKRSIKYGQG from the coding sequence ATGAGGGGCAGAATATATTTCTGGGCTGTCCTTGTATGTCTTCTCGCCGTATTTGTCCTTTCCGGGCTTAAGCACGGCGCGATAGAGAGCACATGGGGGCAGACCCTGTCCGCACTTTTTATGAGCGGTGAGCATGAAGATCTGGAATATTTCATATGGCATCTGCGCATGCCTAAAATCCTCGCCGCTCTTGCGGTGGGCGGAGCATTGTCCGTCAGCGGGGTGATACTCCAGAACATACTCAACAACCCGCTGGCCTCATCCTTTACCCTCGGACTGTCACAGGGGGCAGCGTTCGGCGCTACCTTCGCAATAATCGTTCTCGGCGCAGGCGCTATGATAAACACAGGCAGCGGGCTCATCTTCGGGAATATGGGGATAATAGCCGCCGGAGCCTTTGCCGGGTCTGTGCTGGCATCGTTTATCATACTGATGTTCTCATTTGTGAAGGGCATGTCCGCACAGGGGCTCATTCTTGCAGGTGTTGCCATGTCAGCCTTTTTCAGCGCCTGTACCATGCTTCTGCAATACTTTTCCACGGACAGCCAGCTTGCCGCCACTGTGTTCTGGACATTCGGCGATCTGGGCAAAGGCGGCTGGAGCGAGGCCGTGACAGTCCTCATTGTAATGGCGTTCGGCATACTGTTTTCATTCCGTTTCAGCTGGGACTACAACGCGATCCAGTGGGGAGAGCTCCACGCGGCAGGACTCGGTGTGGAAGTAAAGAAAATTCGTTTATATTCGCTGATAATCACATCACTTATGGCGGCGTTCGCAACTGCCTTTTACGGGGTAATAGGCTTTGTGGGGCTCATCGCCCCGCACATGGTGCGGCTGATGTTCAGGCACACGGGGCACGGTTTTCTTATCCCGGCGGCTGCCCTTCTGGGCGGTGTGTTCCTTCTCGGTGCTGATCTGCTGGCGCAGGTTATGTTTTATCCACTTTCGCTCCCGGTCGGAGTTATAACGGCTTTTGCAGGGGTTCCCATGTTTCTGTTTCTGCTTATGAAGAGGTCAATCAAATATGGTCAGGGCTGA
- a CDS encoding ABC transporter ATP-binding protein: MVRAENICYTLKNGRKILDDVSFELKKGEICGIIGPNGAGKTTLMKIMAGVLKPASGSVCVGGCCVGGMKRRETAQKIAYLPQTTHAVPCSVYDSVLIGRKPYMTWNPKPEDHGMTDDVMNELGIGHMKDKCVTELSGGEFQKTLIARALVQNADVLMLDEPINHLDVRNQVEIMETAENITRSRNLATLIVLHDLNLAVRYADRILLLENGSTLYFGDKSGISEEHLTSAYKIPIAIRNIDEKSFVLY, from the coding sequence ATGGTCAGGGCTGAAAATATCTGCTACACGCTTAAAAACGGAAGGAAGATACTTGATGATGTCTCCTTTGAACTGAAAAAAGGGGAAATCTGCGGAATAATAGGCCCCAACGGAGCGGGGAAAACAACCCTGATGAAGATCATGGCGGGTGTGCTAAAGCCAGCCTCCGGAAGCGTATGTGTAGGCGGCTGCTGTGTAGGCGGCATGAAGCGCAGGGAAACCGCACAGAAAATCGCCTACCTCCCTCAGACAACCCACGCTGTTCCGTGCAGTGTTTACGATTCCGTGCTCATAGGCAGAAAACCCTATATGACATGGAATCCCAAGCCTGAGGATCACGGAATGACGGACGATGTGATGAACGAGCTGGGTATCGGGCACATGAAGGATAAATGTGTGACGGAGCTAAGCGGCGGCGAATTTCAGAAAACGCTGATAGCAAGGGCTCTGGTGCAGAATGCAGACGTGCTTATGCTGGATGAGCCCATAAACCATCTGGATGTCAGAAATCAGGTGGAGATAATGGAAACAGCGGAAAATATCACAAGAAGCAGAAACCTTGCCACGCTGATTGTTCTGCATGATCTGAACCTTGCGGTGCGCTATGCGGACAGGATACTTCTTCTGGAAAACGGCTCAACGCTCTATTTCGGCGATAAAAGCGGAATAAGCGAGGAACACCTCACGAGCGCCTACAAAATCCCGATAGCGATCAGAAATATAGATGAAAAAAGCTTCGTGCTCTACTGA
- a CDS encoding ABC transporter permease — MRYLLTFKIVIDVLRAYKVRTALAVTGVLLGTFAVILVTSLTASLEKKVREEIDKFGENTLTVVAGKVRRRASAQVIYQSTSLKPSDLRDIRDEVSGVKTAEAFTMRTALVTYSGTTISTSATGVTPDGFRLKNLVIENGGMFTDADNRNMARICVIGSEVKTKLFGNTDPVGKTILIYRVPFIVTGVLEPMGTDLTGASLDDVLVMPLNTHMKRITNVDYVDGIMVQMFRYEDEAQVIAGTQNVLRRNHKITEGKEDDFDIISPSDMMEMRTEVLNIVSFLGNITAAVSYLIGGLGIFSIMLLIVGQRRQEVGIRRAVGARRRDIMRQFLGESAFIGLSGGFLGGAFGFLVCYAVFATGKLPFAFSSSGGVAAFVSSLLIGVVAGAYPASLAAKVKPVDALKS, encoded by the coding sequence TTGAGATACCTGCTTACCTTTAAGATAGTTATAGATGTTCTGCGCGCATATAAGGTGAGAACCGCTCTGGCTGTTACCGGGGTTCTGCTCGGCACATTCGCCGTTATTCTGGTTACAAGCCTCACGGCATCGCTGGAAAAAAAGGTGCGCGAGGAGATAGATAAATTCGGCGAAAACACGCTCACAGTTGTTGCGGGTAAGGTGCGCAGAAGAGCCTCCGCACAGGTTATATATCAGTCCACATCCCTTAAGCCGTCCGACCTGCGGGATATACGTGACGAAGTGAGCGGAGTGAAGACGGCGGAAGCATTCACCATGCGCACGGCTCTTGTAACCTACAGCGGCACAACCATAAGCACCAGCGCAACAGGTGTCACGCCGGACGGATTCAGGCTGAAAAACCTTGTAATAGAGAACGGCGGCATGTTCACCGATGCGGACAACAGAAACATGGCGCGGATCTGTGTCATAGGTTCCGAAGTGAAGACAAAGCTTTTCGGAAACACCGATCCGGTGGGCAAAACAATCCTGATATACCGTGTTCCGTTTATCGTCACCGGAGTTTTGGAGCCCATGGGAACAGATCTCACGGGGGCAAGCCTTGATGATGTGCTGGTGATGCCGCTGAACACTCACATGAAACGAATAACCAATGTGGACTATGTGGACGGCATAATGGTGCAGATGTTCAGATACGAGGACGAGGCGCAGGTAATCGCCGGAACTCAGAACGTATTGAGACGAAACCATAAAATCACAGAAGGGAAGGAGGATGATTTTGACATTATCTCACCTTCTGATATGATGGAGATGCGCACAGAGGTTCTTAACATTGTGAGCTTTCTCGGCAATATCACTGCCGCAGTCAGTTACCTCATAGGCGGACTGGGGATATTCTCCATAATGCTGCTTATCGTCGGTCAGCGCAGACAGGAGGTAGGCATACGCAGAGCAGTGGGAGCCCGCAGGCGGGACATAATGCGCCAGTTTCTTGGCGAGTCCGCATTCATAGGCCTCAGCGGCGGCTTTCTGGGCGGTGCTTTCGGTTTTCTTGTATGTTATGCGGTTTTCGCGACAGGGAAGCTGCCGTTTGCTTTCAGTTCGTCAGGGGGCGTTGCCGCATTTGTATCATCCCTGCTCATAGGCGTGGTAGCCGGAGCTTACCCTGCGTCACTGGCCGCTAAGGTTAAGCCTGTGGATGCGCTGAAAAGCTGA
- a CDS encoding ABC transporter permease, with product MKKLINIFFEAVQGVISYRLRTFLSVFAIGLGIAAVTLVVAVVNGAYKSVTELISTFGPDTVMVFGGSRNMAGHGFRSMTITVDDVQAVKDAFPTAYSVHPFLPNPSTRISYRDKHHRAFAIGTPTAYTAMESWELASGRDILPIDQESAANVCVLGDTVKRTLFSESDDPIGKYVKVNSFYCQVIGVLKPVSLMGMRGDMNDRFIMPMSAVMKRISGQYKHIMMLRVSFEDMGNLKQRAEELENFLRMRHNIADDQDSDFMIISPDMIMKFFFAVSGAIMVFIGIMTLLTVSVGGFVMANMFLISVQERTKEIGIRRAFGATKSDIFRQFILEFGIITVLGALLGFVLGALGAKAVSGFGIFTAQISLGVFFAALAVSVLIAAVFGTAPAGRAASVNPIDAIRSR from the coding sequence GTGAAAAAACTTATAAACATTTTTTTTGAGGCTGTTCAGGGGGTTATCTCCTACAGGCTCAGAACATTTCTTTCCGTTTTCGCCATAGGGCTGGGGATTGCTGCGGTGACCCTCGTTGTCGCAGTGGTCAACGGAGCCTATAAATCAGTAACCGAGCTGATAAGCACCTTCGGGCCTGATACTGTCATGGTTTTCGGCGGCAGCAGAAACATGGCCGGACACGGCTTCCGCTCCATGACAATCACAGTGGACGATGTGCAGGCGGTAAAGGATGCCTTCCCCACAGCTTACAGCGTTCACCCCTTTCTGCCCAACCCCAGTACAAGAATATCCTACCGTGACAAGCACCACAGAGCCTTCGCCATAGGAACCCCCACGGCATACACTGCCATGGAATCATGGGAGCTTGCCTCAGGAAGGGATATTCTGCCTATAGATCAGGAATCCGCGGCGAACGTCTGCGTTCTGGGTGACACAGTAAAGCGGACTCTGTTCAGCGAATCCGATGATCCAATAGGTAAATATGTGAAGGTAAACAGTTTCTACTGTCAGGTGATAGGAGTTTTGAAGCCTGTCTCCCTTATGGGGATGCGGGGTGATATGAATGACAGGTTCATAATGCCCATGTCTGCTGTGATGAAGCGTATTTCCGGCCAGTATAAGCATATAATGATGCTGAGGGTGAGCTTTGAGGATATGGGCAACCTGAAGCAGAGAGCGGAGGAGCTTGAAAACTTCCTGCGTATGCGCCACAACATAGCAGACGATCAGGACAGCGACTTTATGATAATCAGTCCGGATATGATAATGAAGTTTTTCTTCGCTGTCAGCGGGGCGATAATGGTATTCATCGGAATAATGACCCTGCTCACTGTTTCCGTGGGCGGGTTTGTTATGGCGAACATGTTTCTTATCTCCGTGCAGGAGCGCACAAAGGAGATAGGCATAAGGCGTGCGTTCGGAGCCACAAAGTCCGACATTTTCAGGCAGTTTATCCTTGAGTTCGGCATAATAACAGTTCTGGGAGCCCTGCTTGGCTTTGTCCTCGGCGCGCTGGGGGCTAAGGCGGTCTCAGGCTTCGGCATATTTACCGCGCAGATCTCCCTCGGCGTATTTTTTGCGGCTCTGGCTGTTTCCGTGCTTATCGCGGCGGTGTTCGGCACTGCACCGGCGGGCAGGGCGGCCTCTGTTAACCCCATTGACGCCATAAGGAGCAGATGA
- a CDS encoding sigma-54-dependent transcriptional regulator, which produces MKTLIIDDEKNICTTIQGILEDEGYEVDYALTFSEGYEKLKSQMYDFLFLDIWLPDKDGIEGLKEIKRYYPEIEVVMISGHGNIENAVEAIRFGAWDFLEKPLSLERIVLIVKHLEDKLRLIHDLREYKFNTLKRYDLIGASSRMAELKKKIEKIAPTNAWVMITGENGTGKEHVARLVHMLSKRDKKNFVEINCAAIPSDLIESEMFGHEKGSYTGAHATTKGKFEMADGGTVFLDEIGDMELAAQAKLLRVLETSQFTRVGGNELISSDFRLICATNKNLEEEIKAGNFREDLYYRINVVPFVVPPLRERSEDIPSLVNFFVREACSMNGMPLRKIDDELMIAFTRFAWPGNVRQLKNIVERMVVLADEDTLTVEDAPSFLLGAPEKPVKYDIEFSYTLKHAKENFEKYYIQNVLKNNAWNISKSAKTLDIERTYLHRKIKQYDLDKDKNGG; this is translated from the coding sequence GTGAAGACGCTCATTATTGATGATGAAAAAAATATATGCACCACTATACAGGGAATCCTTGAGGATGAAGGCTATGAGGTGGATTACGCCCTGACCTTCTCCGAAGGCTATGAAAAACTCAAGAGCCAGATGTATGACTTCCTCTTTCTGGACATATGGCTGCCTGACAAGGACGGGATAGAGGGTTTGAAGGAAATAAAACGCTACTACCCCGAAATTGAGGTGGTTATGATAAGCGGTCACGGCAACATAGAAAACGCCGTGGAGGCCATACGCTTCGGTGCGTGGGACTTCCTTGAAAAGCCGCTTTCCCTTGAGCGAATAGTTCTTATAGTCAAGCACCTTGAGGACAAGCTCAGGCTCATACACGATCTGCGGGAATACAAGTTCAACACCCTTAAGCGCTATGACCTGATCGGCGCTTCCTCCCGCATGGCGGAACTTAAGAAAAAAATAGAGAAAATAGCACCCACAAACGCATGGGTGATGATTACAGGGGAAAACGGAACAGGCAAGGAGCACGTGGCCAGACTTGTGCATATGCTCAGCAAGCGGGACAAGAAAAACTTTGTGGAGATAAACTGCGCCGCCATACCCTCAGACCTTATTGAAAGTGAAATGTTCGGCCATGAAAAAGGCTCATACACAGGAGCCCACGCCACCACAAAGGGCAAGTTTGAGATGGCGGACGGCGGAACTGTTTTTCTGGATGAGATAGGGGATATGGAGCTTGCAGCGCAGGCCAAGCTGCTCCGTGTGCTTGAAACCAGCCAGTTTACCCGTGTCGGCGGGAATGAACTGATCAGTTCTGATTTCAGACTCATCTGCGCCACCAACAAAAACCTTGAGGAGGAGATAAAGGCGGGCAACTTCCGCGAGGATCTCTATTACCGCATAAATGTTGTTCCCTTCGTTGTTCCTCCGCTTCGTGAGCGCAGCGAGGATATACCCTCCCTTGTGAACTTTTTTGTGCGTGAAGCCTGTTCCATGAACGGAATGCCGCTCAGGAAGATAGATGACGAGCTTATGATCGCCTTCACCCGCTTTGCGTGGCCTGGCAATGTCCGCCAGCTTAAAAATATTGTGGAGCGGATGGTGGTTCTGGCGGATGAGGATACGCTTACCGTTGAGGATGCTCCTTCGTTTCTTCTCGGTGCGCCGGAGAAACCGGTTAAGTATGACATAGAATTCAGCTACACTTTGAAGCACGCCAAAGAAAATTTTGAGAAATATTACATCCAGAATGTTCTAAAGAATAATGCATGGAACATAAGCAAATCGGCTAAGACTCTGGACATCGAGAGAACGTATCTTCACAGGAAGATAAAGCAGTACGATTTGGACAAAGACAAAAACGGCGGCTGA
- a CDS encoding sensor histidine kinase: protein MFGLSERKKKLMLLKGKFTLKRIGLYAFLLAALVAVNLAAGSNIVNTGFPWYSNVSIFLLININIILLLVVFILIFRNLGKMLAERRKNIFGARLQSKLVMFSVILTVIPVFIVFAFSSTVINKSIDKWFDAQIEQALKSSIDLMQKYQNRLEQDIIEHSNTLAQVISSRDFMQARHKKELDAYIKEYSAKNQIDGIAIYNNQQAKISSEEKGGFFFFSFVNGDVVNEILSKQRVARYEFFGYEQIYWVGHPVVSKNNENLVLGAVFIYRKVPANEAEKVSKILDSYNNYSQTQFFAEPVKNSYKLLLVLMTLLVVFAGIWGSLIFSRGITQPLEKLAEASLNVSKGNLDFKLESVGDDEVGVLTGAFNDMVKRLKEHNEELNLKNEKLAEMFMQIAKDNQYIDTVFKNVKSAIVLYDETLHPLKYNDPAEALRINNPDSFENNVMNELREFMLSTKASKHFQTELSVGDDLRTFAVTITKLFGADEDVENVVMVLDDLTDIIQNQRMNIWREIATRIAHEIKNPLTPIKLTAERVKKRLGKTLEGPEGELVNSSMDTIITEVNELQNMVNEFNSFSRLPDLTKGVFNLRDLLDEVTDFYCQSHPDIEFVYESRDCRINADRNQLKRVFYNLLNNAIHAIDTGGRIILSVTDTDGICRITVEDNGAGIAPEDIGRVFVPYFSKKAEGTGLGLAIVKKIVDEHNGTITVESRQGEHTRFTLELPKGV from the coding sequence ATGTTCGGATTATCTGAGCGCAAAAAGAAACTGATGCTGCTTAAAGGCAAATTTACTCTCAAGCGGATAGGGCTTTATGCGTTTCTTCTTGCCGCTCTCGTGGCTGTTAACCTCGCCGCCGGCTCAAATATTGTTAACACCGGTTTTCCCTGGTATTCAAACGTTTCAATCTTTCTTCTTATAAACATTAATATCATCCTGCTCCTTGTGGTTTTCATCCTGATTTTCCGCAACCTCGGCAAGATGCTGGCGGAGCGGCGGAAGAACATTTTCGGTGCGAGGCTGCAAAGCAAGCTGGTGATGTTTTCCGTAATACTCACAGTTATTCCGGTTTTCATAGTTTTCGCATTTTCAAGCACTGTCATAAACAAAAGCATAGACAAATGGTTCGATGCCCAGATAGAGCAGGCGCTGAAAAGCTCCATAGACCTGATGCAGAAGTATCAGAACAGGCTTGAGCAGGACATAATTGAGCACAGCAACACCCTTGCTCAGGTCATTTCAAGCCGCGACTTCATGCAGGCGAGGCATAAAAAGGAGCTGGATGCCTACATAAAGGAATACTCCGCAAAAAACCAGATAGACGGCATAGCCATATACAACAACCAACAGGCAAAAATAAGCTCTGAGGAGAAGGGCGGCTTCTTCTTTTTCTCATTTGTAAACGGAGATGTGGTAAACGAAATCCTCAGTAAACAGAGGGTCGCCCGTTATGAGTTCTTCGGTTATGAGCAGATCTACTGGGTCGGGCATCCTGTTGTTTCCAAAAACAACGAGAACCTTGTTCTCGGAGCAGTTTTTATATACCGCAAGGTTCCTGCGAACGAGGCGGAAAAAGTCTCCAAAATTCTCGATTCCTATAACAACTACAGCCAGACGCAGTTCTTCGCTGAGCCTGTTAAAAATTCATACAAACTGCTGCTTGTGCTTATGACGCTCCTCGTGGTTTTTGCGGGTATATGGGGCAGCCTTATTTTCTCAAGGGGCATTACCCAGCCGCTGGAGAAACTCGCTGAGGCATCACTCAATGTTTCCAAGGGAAACCTTGACTTTAAGCTGGAATCCGTGGGGGATGATGAGGTGGGGGTGCTCACCGGAGCCTTTAACGACATGGTGAAGAGGCTTAAGGAGCATAACGAGGAGCTTAATCTGAAAAATGAGAAGCTTGCGGAAATGTTCATGCAGATAGCGAAGGACAATCAGTACATAGACACGGTTTTCAAGAACGTAAAGTCCGCAATCGTGCTTTATGACGAAACCCTGCATCCGCTGAAATATAACGACCCGGCAGAAGCGCTGAGGATAAACAACCCCGACTCTTTCGAGAATAACGTAATGAACGAGCTCCGGGAGTTCATGCTGAGTACAAAGGCTTCTAAGCATTTCCAGACCGAGCTTTCTGTGGGGGACGACCTGCGTACCTTCGCTGTGACTATCACCAAGCTTTTCGGTGCTGATGAGGATGTGGAGAATGTGGTTATGGTGCTTGATGACCTCACGGATATTATACAGAACCAGCGCATGAACATCTGGCGTGAGATAGCAACCAGAATCGCCCATGAGATCAAGAACCCCCTCACCCCCATTAAGCTTACTGCCGAGAGGGTGAAAAAGCGTCTCGGCAAAACCCTTGAGGGGCCGGAGGGCGAGCTTGTTAACAGCAGTATGGACACTATTATAACCGAGGTGAACGAGCTCCAGAACATGGTGAACGAGTTCAACTCCTTCTCCCGTCTGCCGGATCTCACCAAAGGGGTGTTCAACCTGCGGGATCTTCTGGATGAGGTGACCGATTTTTACTGTCAGTCTCACCCTGACATCGAATTTGTTTACGAAAGCCGCGACTGCCGCATAAACGCAGACCGGAACCAGCTTAAACGCGTTTTTTATAACCTGCTTAACAATGCCATACACGCCATAGACACTGGCGGCAGAATAATTCTTTCCGTCACTGATACTGACGGCATATGCCGGATCACAGTTGAGGACAACGGGGCGGGCATAGCGCCGGAGGACATAGGCAGGGTGTTTGTGCCTTATTTCAGCAAAAAGGCTGAGGGAACAGGGCTGGGGCTTGCCATAGTTAAGAAGATTGTTGACGAGCACAACGGAACCATTACAGTGGAGAGCAGACAGGGTGAACACACCAGATTCACCCTTGAACTGCCCAAAGGGGTATGA
- a CDS encoding 7-carboxy-7-deazaguanine synthase QueE: MPQRNTGNKGRINEVFHSVQGEGLYAGARQLFVRLAGCSVGCDYCDTQFGAPEAFEVYGKTICNPVTPEEFFVSVCARIDLSLLHSVSFTGGEPTEQIKFLKETALLFKQAGCRLFLETSGYRHAELKVLKPVFDIFSVDIKLCRADWRENLAKLLPVLKFLGKEKYYLKAVFDDNNTEDELTEAAAALRKAGVKEIFAQSVDNKADFNRIDTVQVIFSKEGVEMFYRPQIHRFLGIR, encoded by the coding sequence ATGCCGCAGCGGAATACTGGGAATAAGGGAAGAATAAACGAAGTTTTTCACTCTGTTCAGGGTGAGGGGCTTTATGCGGGAGCGCGCCAGCTTTTTGTGCGTCTTGCCGGGTGCTCTGTGGGCTGTGACTACTGCGATACACAGTTTGGTGCGCCGGAAGCCTTTGAGGTGTATGGCAAAACCATCTGCAATCCAGTAACGCCGGAGGAGTTTTTCGTCTCCGTATGCGCCAGGATTGACCTTAGCCTCCTTCATTCCGTATCATTCACCGGGGGCGAACCCACGGAGCAGATTAAGTTTCTGAAAGAAACAGCGCTCCTTTTCAAACAGGCCGGATGCCGTCTTTTTCTGGAAACTTCCGGTTACAGGCACGCCGAACTGAAAGTGCTTAAGCCTGTCTTTGATATATTCAGCGTGGATATTAAACTCTGCCGTGCAGACTGGCGGGAAAATCTGGCAAAACTTCTGCCTGTGCTGAAATTTCTGGGTAAAGAAAAATATTACCTGAAAGCTGTTTTTGACGATAATAACACGGAGGACGAACTCACAGAGGCAGCCGCCGCTCTCCGCAAGGCGGGTGTTAAGGAAATTTTCGCCCAGTCGGTGGATAACAAGGCCGATTTTAATAGAATAGACACCGTTCAGGTGATATTCTCAAAAGAAGGGGTCGAAATGTTTTACCGTCCTCAAATACACAGGTTTCTTGGGATAAGATGA
- the queD gene encoding 6-carboxytetrahydropterin synthase QueD, producing MYRVRVIKSFASAHNLRGYEGDCENLHGHNWKVEAYLASDKLDKIGMLVDFKVLKKHLNEILDGLDHKYINELEYFKTVNPTSENMCRFIYDKLKEHFGTMVERVVVWESDNAAAEYWE from the coding sequence GCACAATCTGCGCGGATACGAAGGGGACTGCGAAAATCTCCACGGGCACAACTGGAAGGTGGAGGCATACCTCGCTTCCGATAAGCTGGATAAAATAGGCATGCTGGTGGATTTCAAGGTGCTTAAGAAACACCTTAATGAGATCCTCGACGGGCTTGATCACAAATATATCAACGAGCTGGAATACTTTAAGACTGTAAACCCCACCAGCGAGAACATGTGCAGATTCATCTACGATAAGCTTAAAGAGCATTTCGGCACTATGGTTGAAAGGGTTGTTGTGTGGGAGAGCGATAATGCCGCAGCGGAATACTGGGAATAA